The Methanomassiliicoccales archaeon genome includes a region encoding these proteins:
- a CDS encoding ATP-binding protein: protein MHIGRVVGNRVMEIRFRTRFTENLQVGELLVIEEEGEETKYFVRVMDVEHGADADRDDWVLREAGEMLHKDSRNESPDIKGIEGRLYRVGVCTPLGYSSGNSFRKTKSIPSHFSKVRRATEEDYAFLRRFLGDIEVGKLRSGDRVLDFPVGISGLAFPHHIGIFATTGMGKSNLMKNLALSCMKLRRYGFLIFDPHGEYFDGGEIGKKGLRHAGMNEALEVFSSRELEGGYTTLKLSAKEIEIADLQNLYEFSQPQIECLQTAQFFYGENWLQELNSKSVDKICEDLGDRFHEGTINVIKRRLESIFRFGLITSDPKLSITKHVIECLHNAKVVLIDTSNLYEAEELLVSTVISRAIFERNKFIYGKKEEFERIPPVLIAMEEAQRVLGQSKGSIFAQIAREGRKFKVGLCAVSQQPKLIDPEIISQFNTLFILGLADRRDRDILRNSAKQDVSQLDNEIQTLMPGEAIIASPFTPFAIPVKIHLFEEFVSREGIQETGTKGVVSSKPRAEFKFF from the coding sequence ATGCATATTGGTAGAGTCGTTGGCAATAGGGTCATGGAGATCAGATTCCGCACAAGATTTACGGAGAATTTGCAAGTAGGAGAACTTCTCGTCATTGAAGAGGAGGGTGAGGAGACAAAGTATTTTGTCAGGGTCATGGACGTTGAGCATGGTGCGGATGCCGATAGGGATGATTGGGTCCTGAGGGAAGCGGGAGAGATGCTCCATAAAGATTCAAGAAATGAATCTCCCGATATCAAAGGAATTGAAGGGCGCCTGTACAGAGTAGGTGTTTGCACTCCTCTTGGATATTCGTCGGGGAATTCCTTCAGGAAGACGAAGTCAATTCCGTCTCATTTCTCGAAAGTCAGGCGGGCGACTGAAGAGGATTATGCGTTCCTGCGCAGATTTCTAGGCGATATCGAAGTTGGGAAACTCAGATCTGGTGATCGGGTTCTTGATTTTCCTGTCGGGATTTCGGGCCTCGCATTTCCGCACCATATCGGCATTTTCGCGACTACCGGCATGGGAAAGAGCAATCTGATGAAGAATCTCGCCCTTTCGTGCATGAAACTACGTCGCTACGGCTTCCTCATTTTTGATCCACATGGCGAATATTTTGATGGCGGCGAAATCGGAAAGAAAGGTCTGAGGCATGCTGGAATGAACGAGGCATTAGAAGTCTTTAGCAGCAGAGAGCTGGAAGGGGGCTATACGACCTTGAAGCTCTCTGCAAAAGAAATTGAGATCGCTGACCTCCAGAACCTATACGAGTTCAGCCAACCTCAAATCGAATGTCTTCAGACGGCTCAATTCTTCTACGGGGAAAACTGGCTTCAGGAGCTCAATTCGAAATCCGTCGACAAGATCTGTGAAGACTTGGGAGACAGATTCCATGAGGGTACTATCAACGTCATAAAGCGAAGACTCGAAAGCATCTTCAGGTTTGGGTTGATCACTTCCGACCCAAAGCTATCGATCACGAAACATGTCATCGAATGTTTGCACAATGCGAAGGTCGTTCTCATCGATACTTCGAACTTATATGAAGCGGAGGAACTCCTCGTTTCAACGGTTATTTCAAGGGCAATCTTTGAAAGGAATAAATTCATTTACGGAAAAAAGGAAGAATTTGAGCGCATTCCACCAGTATTAATCGCAATGGAAGAGGCACAGAGAGTCCTTGGGCAGTCAAAGGGATCGATATTCGCGCAAATTGCGAGAGAGGGGAGGAAGTTCAAAGTTGGTCTGTGTGCGGTCTCGCAGCAACCGAAACTTATCGACCCTGAGATTATCAGTCAATTCAACACCCTATTTATACTAGGTCTTGCCGATAGGAGAGATAGGGATATTCTCAGGAACTCCGCTAAGCAGGACGTCTCGCAGCTTGACAATGAGATACAGACGCTGATGCCAGGCGAAGCGATAATCGCGTCACCATTTACTCCTTTCGCCATTCCAGTGAAGATTCATCTCTTCGAGGAATTCGTTTCGAGAGAGGGTATTCAGGAAACTGGGACAAAAGGAGTAGTATCAAGTAAACCGCGGGCGGAATTCAAGTTCTTTTGA
- a CDS encoding cation:proton antiporter, translated as MTPENVLLSDIAVVLIVAGISALLFSKIKMPAVIGYLVAGILLGPHTPPFSLVQNTESVNLMASLGVILLMFSIGLDFNLRKLRKIGLFSIIAGSIEILTMMAIGYALGNLMGWNHLESIFLGAVMSISSTAVIIKVLSDYGKLKDRPTEAVIGILIIEDFAAVMILTMAAPLTSNSSVEMMTIISMIVGIIIFIVISIILGAAVIPRIINWIAKEHPGETLLLVSLGLCFAMSLVSLAIGLSVAIGAFIMGVIISQSDHVEKVIEKITPVKEMFLAIFFVSIGMLIIPTLIVENLFASILIALVFIIGKTLSITFAGYVANLDARTSLVAGMSMVAMGEFSFIIAKLAIDTGAAGEFFYSTIIGVALITSFVLPFSIKKADKTADLISGHLPAPLRSTLSVIERLRASVRERIATSEEIRRKIRIDITWIFIDITLIFVVTAAANMIYNFTDFLSGLAEISPGLPALIVGSTAAALMIPPVISIMKRIRAIVAVVVHIALDTGKFNAIGGKVIYRVFMDLFTIFIIIVAVIYLISIVPIPPDMPYISPVVILIIGALVAYLFRDAVRSLHQRMSQALSKAIIEDGKSRDGGSP; from the coding sequence ATGACACCAGAAAATGTGTTGTTGTCGGATATCGCCGTCGTACTTATCGTTGCAGGTATCAGTGCCCTTCTCTTTTCAAAAATTAAAATGCCCGCTGTTATTGGATACCTTGTTGCTGGAATTCTGCTTGGCCCTCATACGCCGCCCTTTAGTCTTGTTCAGAACACTGAATCTGTCAACCTTATGGCAAGTCTTGGTGTCATCCTTTTGATGTTCTCAATCGGTCTGGACTTTAATTTAAGGAAACTGCGGAAAATCGGACTTTTCTCGATCATTGCCGGATCGATCGAGATTCTGACAATGATGGCGATCGGATATGCGTTGGGAAATTTGATGGGGTGGAATCATCTGGAATCGATCTTTCTCGGTGCTGTGATGTCTATAAGCAGCACTGCCGTCATCATAAAAGTTCTCTCAGACTATGGGAAACTGAAAGACAGGCCCACCGAGGCGGTAATTGGAATCCTAATCATCGAAGACTTTGCCGCTGTTATGATTCTAACGATGGCAGCGCCGCTGACCAGCAACTCATCAGTCGAGATGATGACAATCATATCGATGATTGTTGGCATCATTATTTTCATCGTGATAAGCATCATTCTAGGCGCGGCTGTGATTCCGAGGATCATAAACTGGATAGCGAAGGAGCACCCAGGTGAAACACTCCTCCTTGTTTCCCTGGGACTCTGCTTCGCGATGTCCCTCGTGTCGCTGGCAATCGGTCTGAGCGTGGCGATTGGAGCGTTCATCATGGGAGTGATTATTTCACAATCTGATCATGTTGAGAAGGTCATTGAGAAAATCACGCCTGTAAAAGAAATGTTTCTTGCGATTTTTTTCGTGTCAATCGGAATGCTGATCATCCCTACATTGATCGTTGAGAATCTCTTTGCCTCAATCCTAATTGCACTTGTTTTCATCATTGGCAAGACGCTCAGCATAACATTTGCTGGATACGTCGCTAATCTCGATGCCAGGACTTCCCTTGTCGCAGGAATGAGTATGGTCGCAATGGGTGAATTTTCATTTATCATCGCGAAGCTCGCGATCGATACCGGTGCGGCCGGGGAGTTTTTCTACTCGACAATCATCGGAGTTGCCCTCATAACATCATTTGTTCTTCCATTCTCAATCAAGAAGGCCGACAAAACAGCCGATTTGATATCTGGACACTTGCCTGCGCCCCTGAGGAGCACACTCAGTGTCATCGAAAGACTGCGTGCTTCCGTAAGAGAAAGAATTGCCACCTCAGAAGAGATAAGAAGAAAAATCAGGATAGATATCACCTGGATTTTCATCGACATAACGCTGATCTTTGTGGTGACAGCCGCTGCGAACATGATATACAATTTTACGGACTTCTTGTCAGGGCTTGCTGAAATTTCACCGGGATTGCCAGCGCTCATCGTAGGATCGACTGCCGCAGCCCTCATGATACCGCCAGTGATCAGCATTATGAAAAGGATAAGGGCCATTGTTGCAGTCGTTGTCCATATAGCCCTAGATACTGGTAAATTCAACGCGATTGGTGGAAAGGTCATTTATAGAGTCTTCATGGACCTCTTCACGATCTTCATTATCATTGTGGCCGTCATATATCTAATATCGATCGTGCCGATCCCTCCAGATATGCCGTACATATCGCCTGTTGTGATTCTTATCATCGGTGCGCTGGTCGCATATCTATTCAGGGACGCTGTAAGATCACTTCACCAGAGGATGTCCCAAGCACTTTCAAAGGCAATCATTGAAGACGGGAAATCGAGGGATGGGGGATCCCCCTAA
- a CDS encoding exonuclease SbcCD subunit D — MPKGRRGLKIVHLSDTHIGYSAYSKVDEETGLNQREVDVFNAFRETVDRILEIRPDAVLHSGDLFDSVRPTNRAISYALEQLVRITERGIPVVVIAGNHSTPRLQETGSVFRIFEHINGIRPVYKGVYEKIRVGDMVVHAVPHCDSETLRENIEMIKLCKDARYNVMMLHAGVVGLSVFKMDEFNEALIQSSYLKKEFDYIALGHYHGYFEVNDNACYAGSTERFSFAEANQKKGFLVIDLEDGKKEFIEIKTREMIDLPIIDASRLDAISLKDQIELLIESQPLDGKIVRLRIKNLRSSLYKTLDFGRIREMTKSALVFDLRYDLIQENVTVQSSATMLSSLPREFVSFLERYPVEGVDKEVIRELGLEYLNRGLEESD, encoded by the coding sequence TTGCCAAAGGGGAGACGGGGTTTGAAGATCGTTCATTTATCTGATACCCATATTGGATACTCAGCATATTCTAAAGTGGATGAGGAAACTGGTCTCAACCAACGAGAGGTCGATGTTTTCAACGCGTTTAGGGAGACTGTCGATCGGATTTTGGAGATCCGCCCAGATGCCGTTCTTCATTCAGGCGATTTATTTGACTCGGTTAGACCGACCAACAGAGCGATATCATATGCACTCGAGCAACTGGTCCGTATCACAGAAAGGGGAATTCCAGTCGTAGTTATCGCGGGTAATCACTCGACGCCACGCCTTCAAGAAACGGGGAGTGTTTTCCGGATTTTTGAACATATTAATGGGATTAGGCCAGTTTATAAGGGTGTTTATGAGAAAATCAGAGTCGGCGATATGGTCGTCCATGCGGTTCCCCACTGTGATAGCGAGACATTAAGGGAGAATATCGAAATGATTAAACTCTGCAAAGATGCGCGGTATAACGTCATGATGCTACATGCTGGCGTTGTAGGTCTAAGCGTCTTCAAGATGGACGAATTCAACGAGGCTCTTATCCAATCATCGTATTTGAAAAAAGAGTTCGACTACATCGCTTTAGGTCACTACCACGGATACTTTGAGGTCAATGACAATGCATGTTACGCTGGTTCAACGGAAAGATTCTCCTTTGCGGAAGCAAATCAAAAGAAAGGGTTTCTTGTAATTGATCTTGAAGATGGGAAAAAAGAATTCATCGAGATCAAGACGAGGGAAATGATTGACCTCCCTATCATTGATGCGTCGAGGTTGGATGCGATTTCTTTGAAGGATCAGATCGAACTATTAATTGAATCGCAACCGCTTGACGGTAAGATCGTGCGCTTAAGGATCAAGAACCTGCGTAGCTCGCTGTATAAGACGCTCGATTTCGGGAGGATCAGGGAGATGACGAAGAGCGCCCTGGTCTTTGATTTAAGATACGATCTCATTCAAGAGAATGTAACTGTTCAGTCGTCCGCGACAATGCTGAGCTCATTGCCAAGGGAGTTTGTTTCATTCTTAGAACGATACCCTGTCGAGGGGGTAGATAAGGAAGTCATCAGAGAGCTAGGACTCGAATACCTCAATAGGGGGCTGGAAGAATCCGACTGA
- a CDS encoding SMC family ATPase — protein sequence MELQNYRKFKHCALEFPDGVIGIIGPNGAGKSSLIEAIAWAIYGNETPIVRTTKEGVIRAGAGPNEECRVLLEFELEGDSYKLERSMRGRELKVDARLFVNNRPAAKGDQTVTEEMARRLGMDYKAFFISVFARQKDLAALSALRSSERKKLVLRMLEIDVLDNVVSNIDKDVRSITRDITMLSGLLLSPEGFKKIELLKKQLDALNLELERERNELYLLQEKLNAMEKTLAQVKARRDELKNKEEIFNQLKNRMIEKRERLAAYERKRAELETEIARLQVIGNDMLSLEPRYIEYKELMKKKDEMDKCLRAFEELRVSKIRLEKLKSEKAGVEGEVIEKRKVLASFADIEDRLMTVEKTMKEVDDRLTEAKYRLSLLDSEIEKAERAIKETEEKQMEIARLGPESCCPTCERPLGDYHALLLQKLTKEVEEQQKLISLRLDERKTIEETFKKEIERKEALEKRKGDLIRKQKEEIKLISELEHLQSKIQEFILEINELEVKITALEKITFDEAEYRRVKLRIQELEKVAQRYLESRAKFERLPELQEEMRTIEEQLGIERESLRKVREQIDSLGYVEAEAKEAYERYERAREAKQEVEMALKEKEGDIRLKEFEIKNIERQIKDLDEQERNLAEKTKQLENLSTLSVIMKGFRENVMSKIVPTLSEISSALFTELTDSKFGGMELDDDYEIYIYDGGDRYPISRFSGGEADLANLCLRLAISRIIAERAGSSVNFLILDEIFGSQDQTRKRNIMKTLNHLSKQFSQIILITHIDDVKDFMTHVINVREREDGTSEISLMG from the coding sequence ATGGAACTTCAGAACTACAGGAAATTCAAGCATTGTGCACTCGAATTTCCAGACGGTGTTATTGGTATTATCGGCCCGAACGGCGCTGGAAAGTCTAGCCTAATTGAAGCGATTGCATGGGCGATCTATGGGAATGAAACACCAATCGTAAGAACGACGAAGGAAGGAGTCATCAGAGCCGGGGCTGGTCCAAACGAGGAGTGTCGAGTTCTGCTCGAGTTTGAGCTCGAAGGTGATTCATATAAGCTCGAGCGCTCGATGAGGGGACGGGAGCTTAAGGTCGACGCACGGCTCTTCGTCAACAACAGACCTGCGGCGAAGGGAGACCAGACAGTAACAGAGGAGATGGCAAGAAGGCTGGGTATGGATTATAAAGCCTTTTTCATTTCAGTTTTTGCGCGACAAAAGGATTTGGCGGCGTTGTCAGCGCTCCGTTCGTCTGAGCGAAAAAAACTCGTACTACGAATGCTGGAAATTGATGTTCTCGACAATGTCGTCAGCAATATCGACAAAGACGTTCGTTCTATAACAAGAGATATCACAATGTTATCTGGTCTTCTTCTTTCGCCCGAAGGCTTTAAGAAGATTGAGTTATTGAAAAAACAACTGGATGCACTGAATCTGGAACTTGAACGCGAAAGAAACGAGTTGTATCTACTCCAGGAGAAACTAAACGCCATGGAAAAAACACTGGCACAAGTGAAAGCCCGCAGGGACGAATTGAAGAATAAAGAGGAGATATTCAACCAGCTCAAGAACCGCATGATCGAAAAACGTGAGAGATTGGCGGCGTATGAAAGAAAGCGGGCGGAACTTGAGACAGAAATCGCTCGGCTTCAGGTCATTGGTAATGATATGCTTTCTCTTGAACCGAGATACATCGAATACAAGGAATTGATGAAAAAGAAAGACGAAATGGACAAATGCCTCCGTGCTTTTGAGGAGCTGAGAGTCTCAAAAATAAGACTCGAAAAATTGAAGAGTGAAAAGGCAGGAGTTGAAGGGGAGGTGATCGAAAAAAGAAAGGTGCTTGCCTCATTTGCTGATATTGAGGATCGGTTAATGACGGTTGAGAAAACAATGAAGGAGGTTGACGATCGATTGACCGAGGCTAAATACCGTCTCAGCCTTCTAGATTCCGAAATAGAGAAAGCTGAGCGTGCCATCAAAGAAACAGAAGAAAAGCAAATGGAAATCGCACGTCTCGGTCCTGAAAGTTGCTGCCCCACATGTGAAAGACCTCTTGGTGACTACCATGCTTTACTGCTTCAAAAACTCACGAAGGAAGTCGAAGAACAACAAAAATTGATTTCGCTCAGGCTTGATGAAAGAAAGACGATCGAAGAAACATTCAAAAAGGAGATTGAAAGAAAAGAGGCTCTGGAAAAAAGGAAAGGCGATTTAATTAGGAAGCAAAAAGAAGAGATAAAGCTTATATCTGAACTCGAACACCTTCAATCAAAAATTCAGGAGTTTATTTTGGAAATCAATGAGCTCGAAGTGAAGATCACCGCGTTGGAGAAGATCACTTTCGACGAGGCTGAATATCGGAGGGTCAAGCTGAGGATCCAAGAGCTCGAGAAAGTTGCTCAGAGATATCTGGAATCACGCGCGAAGTTTGAACGATTGCCAGAACTGCAAGAAGAAATGAGGACGATCGAAGAACAACTCGGGATAGAAAGGGAGTCGCTCAGGAAAGTGCGAGAACAGATTGACTCTTTGGGGTATGTCGAGGCTGAGGCAAAGGAGGCATACGAGCGTTACGAGAGAGCGCGCGAGGCAAAGCAGGAGGTCGAGATGGCCCTCAAAGAAAAAGAAGGAGATATTCGTCTCAAAGAGTTCGAGATTAAAAACATCGAAAGACAGATAAAGGATCTGGACGAGCAGGAAAGGAATCTCGCTGAGAAAACGAAGCAACTTGAAAACCTCAGCACACTCAGTGTAATAATGAAGGGATTCCGAGAGAATGTCATGTCAAAGATCGTACCAACACTCTCGGAAATTTCTTCCGCGTTGTTTACTGAGCTGACCGATTCGAAATTCGGCGGGATGGAACTCGACGATGACTACGAGATTTATATTTACGACGGTGGCGATCGGTACCCGATCTCGAGATTCTCTGGCGGTGAGGCTGACCTGGCAAATCTCTGCCTGAGACTTGCCATATCGAGGATCATTGCCGAAAGAGCTGGTAGCAGTGTTAATTTCTTGATACTTGATGAGATCTTTGGATCGCAGGATCAGACGAGAAAACGGAACATCATGAAGACACTGAATCACCTGTCAAAGCAGTTCAGCCAGATCATATTGATTACACACATTGATGACGTGAAGGATTTCATGACTCACGTGATCAATGTGAGGGAGAGGGAGGACGGGACTAGCGAGATCAGTCTAATGGGTTAA
- a CDS encoding DRTGG domain-containing protein yields MKAIYIGAVVERAGKTMVTLGLAKNCPGKVCYFKPFKEDVIPIDNRLVDMDAFLMKKVLGLELDEESLSPCRYDLFRPTTMERLLKAYDKVKCDFDYMLIEGARIIQTGYLHDVSGLAFSEAVGADVILVTTSHPNGVERVGMLKRLMETYKLNFKGVILNQTDDPAIEALLDEKGIPVLGSIPTIKELKYYRVKEVADALGADVIVGEEGLNKVIEEVTIGAMRPETAIKYLRRIAKKAVITGGDRSDIQIAALSTDTSCLILTGGLYPEKTVIAKAYEEQIPILLVRYDTATTAEMVEHLIARIDPDDQGKIDLITRVVREHIDLSKIWEK; encoded by the coding sequence GTGAAGGCAATTTATATTGGAGCGGTTGTGGAAAGAGCTGGGAAAACGATGGTGACACTGGGGTTAGCGAAAAACTGCCCCGGGAAGGTTTGTTATTTCAAGCCGTTTAAAGAAGACGTCATTCCTATTGATAATCGGCTCGTTGACATGGATGCGTTTCTCATGAAGAAAGTTCTAGGTCTGGAGCTTGACGAAGAATCGCTCTCGCCTTGTCGATACGACCTTTTCAGACCAACAACAATGGAAAGGCTTCTCAAGGCGTATGATAAGGTGAAATGCGACTTCGATTATATGCTCATTGAAGGCGCAAGAATCATTCAAACCGGTTACCTGCATGATGTTTCGGGACTCGCATTCTCGGAGGCGGTCGGCGCTGATGTCATCCTCGTCACGACTTCACATCCAAATGGGGTCGAGAGGGTCGGCATGCTGAAACGTCTCATGGAAACTTACAAGCTCAATTTCAAGGGAGTCATTCTTAACCAAACGGACGATCCTGCTATTGAAGCGTTGCTCGATGAAAAGGGAATACCCGTTCTCGGCTCAATTCCCACCATTAAGGAGCTTAAATATTACCGCGTCAAGGAAGTCGCGGACGCGTTAGGCGCAGATGTGATTGTTGGGGAGGAAGGCCTCAACAAGGTCATCGAGGAAGTGACAATAGGAGCAATGCGGCCGGAGACAGCGATCAAGTACCTCAGAAGGATAGCAAAAAAGGCGGTTATCACCGGTGGAGACAGGTCCGATATCCAGATCGCCGCACTCTCAACCGATACGTCATGCCTTATCCTCACCGGCGGGCTCTATCCAGAGAAGACGGTTATCGCGAAGGCATATGAGGAACAAATTCCAATTCTTCTCGTCAGGTATGACACTGCGACAACTGCTGAAATGGTCGAGCATCTGATAGCAAGAATTGATCCGGATGACCAGGGTAAAATCGATCTCATTACAAGGGTTGTCAGAGAACACATCGATCTCAGCAAGATATGGGAAAAGTGA
- a CDS encoding acetate--CoA ligase — translation MKTLFEPESIAVVGAAREESKVGHVVVRNLIASGFEGKIYPVNPKADEILGLKCYPSLGAIPGNVDLAIIVVPNVLVPRIMEEAGQKGVRSVIIITSGFKESGKEGAELEKKVGEIGRKYGINILGPNCLGLINTHHNMNATFTRNYPKKGTISVTSQSGAICTTILDWASQNNIGFSKFISVGNKVDLDEADLLRYLRDDDQTKVIAMYIEGTERGVEFMRQAALTTKSKPIIALKAGRTSSGAKAASSHTGALSGSDAVYDAAMEQSGIVRVKTIDQLFDLLLAFSNMPLPNGDRVAIVTNAGGLGVMAADAAADHGLTLASFSPETIAKLKSRLPEQANFYNPVDVIGDADAARYEFAIKTVMEDENVSCIAVMLAPTDLVDIPETAKILASFANKTKIPIVSAFVGGEDCAEGIEILRKAGIPNYESPDRAMAALSGMVRYAKIKNARIESEHVKIEGDKKTVRELIDKVLSEGRTSLSEDEGKEIFKAYEIPVPGEGLAKTPEEAVEIANRLGYPVVMKIASPDIFHKTDVGGVAVNVSSPEDVRRQFELITARCRSRMPNARILGVSVQQMITGREVIVGMVRDPQFGPVITFGLGGIFVEILRDVSQRIAPLSRDDVNKMIQSIKAYPILTGARGRKPADIESLKDVIFRVAQIALDFPEISELEINPVIVGDEGKGCGAVDALVTIRRESR, via the coding sequence ATGAAAACCCTATTCGAGCCTGAGTCGATCGCTGTTGTTGGCGCTGCGAGGGAAGAGTCTAAAGTCGGTCATGTCGTCGTAAGGAACCTTATTGCCTCTGGCTTCGAAGGGAAAATCTATCCAGTCAATCCAAAGGCTGACGAGATTCTCGGTCTTAAGTGCTATCCTTCACTGGGCGCAATTCCTGGAAATGTAGACCTTGCAATTATCGTTGTCCCGAATGTCTTGGTTCCAAGGATCATGGAAGAGGCCGGTCAAAAGGGTGTCAGATCTGTTATTATTATTACATCAGGGTTCAAGGAGAGCGGCAAGGAAGGTGCGGAACTCGAGAAGAAGGTTGGAGAGATTGGAAGAAAATATGGTATCAATATCCTTGGTCCAAATTGTCTTGGTCTCATTAACACGCATCACAACATGAATGCGACCTTCACCCGCAACTACCCAAAAAAGGGGACGATCTCGGTTACATCCCAATCTGGTGCGATTTGCACAACAATCCTTGACTGGGCATCGCAAAATAACATCGGTTTCTCAAAGTTTATCAGCGTTGGGAATAAAGTTGATCTCGACGAGGCCGATCTTCTCAGATATCTGCGAGACGACGATCAGACAAAAGTTATTGCCATGTACATTGAAGGAACTGAACGTGGTGTTGAATTCATGCGTCAGGCAGCACTAACAACAAAGAGCAAGCCGATCATTGCACTTAAGGCAGGGCGGACGAGTTCTGGTGCAAAGGCCGCTTCGTCCCATACTGGTGCACTTTCGGGGAGCGATGCGGTCTACGATGCTGCGATGGAACAGTCAGGAATCGTTCGTGTTAAGACGATTGATCAACTTTTTGATCTCCTCCTTGCGTTTTCGAATATGCCGCTACCAAATGGTGATAGAGTTGCGATCGTTACGAATGCTGGCGGTCTGGGAGTGATGGCTGCGGATGCCGCTGCGGATCATGGTTTAACCCTTGCGTCTTTTTCACCTGAGACGATTGCGAAACTTAAGAGTAGGCTACCGGAGCAAGCGAATTTCTATAATCCTGTTGATGTGATCGGTGATGCGGACGCGGCGAGGTACGAGTTTGCTATCAAGACGGTGATGGAAGACGAAAATGTCTCCTGCATTGCCGTCATGCTCGCCCCAACAGATCTCGTCGATATTCCGGAGACTGCAAAGATCCTTGCTTCATTCGCTAACAAGACAAAGATCCCGATTGTTTCGGCATTCGTCGGCGGGGAAGACTGTGCGGAAGGGATTGAGATTCTGCGGAAGGCGGGGATTCCGAATTACGAATCACCTGATAGGGCAATGGCCGCTTTGAGTGGAATGGTTCGCTACGCAAAGATAAAGAATGCAAGAATAGAAAGTGAGCATGTGAAGATAGAAGGCGATAAGAAGACGGTGCGGGAACTCATTGACAAGGTTCTTTCCGAAGGAAGAACATCACTAAGCGAAGATGAAGGAAAGGAGATCTTCAAAGCATATGAAATACCTGTACCCGGTGAGGGACTCGCAAAAACTCCTGAGGAAGCGGTGGAAATTGCAAACAGACTTGGTTATCCCGTCGTCATGAAGATCGCATCACCAGATATTTTCCACAAGACGGATGTCGGAGGTGTTGCGGTCAATGTGAGCTCGCCAGAAGATGTCCGAAGACAATTTGAGCTCATCACCGCACGCTGCCGGAGCCGGATGCCGAACGCACGAATATTAGGCGTCTCTGTGCAGCAAATGATCACTGGTAGAGAAGTCATCGTTGGGATGGTTAGGGATCCCCAGTTTGGACCGGTCATCACGTTCGGCCTTGGCGGTATTTTTGTCGAAATCCTAAGGGATGTATCTCAGAGAATTGCACCGCTATCGCGTGATGATGTAAACAAGATGATCCAGTCTATCAAGGCATATCCAATACTCACAGGAGCAAGAGGTAGGAAACCGGCGGATATAGAATCACTCAAGGATGTTATATTCAGGGTAGCTCAGATTGCACTGGATTTCCCTGAGATTTCGGAACTAGAAATCAATCCGGTTATCGTTGGTGATGAAGGAAAGGGTTGTGGCGCCGTTGACGCGCTCGTTACCATAAGGAGGGAGAGTAGGTGA
- a CDS encoding DUF72 domain-containing protein — MTVLVGCSGWSYDDWVGRFYPLYLAKRKEEWLRYYAQFFKTVEINSTFYRPPSEFLVRSWISKASSLGEFEFSVKVPQLITHDSLVNGKVEAAVRQARSFEEICIAPLAKEDLLGVALIQLSPYFKYGPDSILSLTTLLSSVACDRYRYAIEFRHRSWIDDSGSRVVGEVIDLLKKFNVALVVVDGPGFPFIDQLTSYHSYIRFHGRNYDIWFDDEKEDDFRINRYDYLYSEDQLEPWKERIKKMQSETKEIRVYFNNHGSAKAVKNALQMMDLLSIPHREKEVHVQNQMKLGTFNSNYYLDESEMNHNFQISRSDRA; from the coding sequence ATGACCGTCTTAGTGGGTTGCAGTGGCTGGTCATACGATGATTGGGTCGGAAGATTCTATCCTCTTTACCTGGCGAAAAGGAAGGAGGAATGGCTACGATATTATGCTCAATTCTTCAAGACTGTAGAAATCAACAGCACTTTCTACAGACCGCCGAGCGAATTTCTCGTACGGTCATGGATCTCAAAAGCATCATCTCTTGGTGAATTTGAGTTCTCAGTCAAGGTGCCGCAGCTCATCACTCACGATTCACTCGTCAATGGAAAGGTTGAAGCCGCGGTTCGACAAGCCCGGTCCTTCGAAGAAATTTGTATTGCGCCACTTGCAAAGGAGGATCTCTTGGGTGTTGCTCTCATCCAATTATCTCCGTATTTCAAGTATGGTCCTGATTCGATTTTGTCGCTTACAACACTCCTTTCATCCGTCGCCTGTGATCGATACCGTTACGCCATTGAATTCCGGCACAGGTCATGGATCGATGATTCAGGGAGTCGCGTCGTTGGGGAGGTGATCGACCTTCTCAAGAAATTCAACGTGGCGCTGGTCGTCGTGGATGGACCTGGATTTCCTTTCATAGATCAACTGACATCATATCATTCTTATATTCGATTTCATGGCCGAAACTACGATATCTGGTTTGACGACGAAAAAGAAGATGACTTTCGAATCAATCGGTATGATTATCTTTATTCAGAGGATCAGCTCGAACCGTGGAAAGAGAGAATTAAGAAAATGCAATCTGAGACTAAAGAGATCCGTGTCTATTTCAATAATCATGGTAGCGCAAAGGCCGTTAAGAATGCGCTGCAGATGATGGATCTTCTTTCAATACCCCATCGTGAAAAGGAGGTGCACGTGCAAAACCAAATGAAGTTGGGCACCTTTAATTCCAATTATTATTTGGATGAATCTGAGATGAATCATAACTTTCAAATATCGAGATCCGATAGGGCCTAA